In Deltaproteobacteria bacterium, the following are encoded in one genomic region:
- a CDS encoding hydroxymethylglutaryl-CoA reductase, degradative: MSSSRIAAFYRLTVEERRRKLAEALDLSPSEIQALGAADALPLDVADIMVENAVATFALPFGVALNFQVNGRDHVIPMVVEEPSVIAAASNAALVARGGGGFTAEADPGAMIGQIQLVDVTDPGAAVERLGAARARILAAAEELTPGLCRRGAGPRDVEVRLVRSARGETMVVVHVLLDTGDAMGANAVNSLVEALGPMVAEIAGGTTCLRILSNLADRRLARAAVRIPFAALARDGMDGTQVAERMLSAYEFAAADPYRAATHNKGIMNGIDALAVATGNDWRAIEAGAHAYASRAGRYGSLTTWGIEDGHLVGSIELPMAVSTVGPVVQSHPRVRLALRLLGVASARELAGIMAAVGLASNLGAMRALATEGIQKGHMALHARAVSHAAGARGEEAEELRRRLLAAGEVKIDRARELLRALESRS; the protein is encoded by the coding sequence ATGAGCAGCTCACGGATCGCGGCGTTCTATCGTCTGACGGTGGAGGAGCGGCGGCGGAAGCTCGCCGAGGCTCTCGACCTCTCGCCCTCGGAGATCCAGGCGCTGGGAGCGGCGGACGCGCTCCCGCTCGACGTTGCCGACATCATGGTCGAGAACGCCGTCGCCACCTTCGCGCTGCCCTTCGGCGTGGCGCTCAACTTCCAGGTGAACGGCCGCGACCACGTGATCCCGATGGTGGTCGAGGAGCCGTCGGTGATCGCCGCGGCGTCCAACGCCGCGCTGGTGGCCCGCGGGGGCGGCGGTTTCACCGCCGAGGCCGACCCGGGTGCCATGATCGGGCAGATCCAGCTCGTCGACGTGACCGACCCGGGCGCGGCGGTCGAGCGCCTGGGCGCGGCGCGCGCGCGCATCCTGGCCGCGGCCGAGGAGCTGACGCCGGGCCTCTGCCGGCGGGGCGCCGGCCCGCGCGACGTCGAGGTGCGGCTCGTGCGCAGCGCGCGCGGCGAGACGATGGTGGTGGTGCACGTGCTCCTCGACACCGGCGACGCGATGGGCGCCAACGCCGTCAACTCGCTGGTCGAGGCGCTGGGGCCGATGGTCGCGGAGATCGCGGGCGGCACGACCTGTCTCCGCATCCTCTCCAACCTGGCCGACCGCCGGCTGGCGCGCGCGGCGGTGCGCATCCCGTTCGCGGCGCTCGCGCGCGACGGCATGGACGGGACTCAGGTGGCCGAGCGGATGCTCTCCGCGTACGAGTTCGCGGCCGCCGACCCGTATCGGGCCGCCACCCACAACAAGGGGATCATGAACGGCATCGACGCGCTCGCGGTCGCCACCGGCAACGACTGGCGCGCGATCGAGGCGGGGGCGCACGCCTACGCGAGCCGGGCGGGCCGCTACGGCTCGCTCACCACCTGGGGGATCGAGGACGGGCACCTGGTGGGCTCGATCGAGCTGCCGATGGCGGTCTCCACGGTCGGACCGGTCGTGCAGTCCCATCCGCGCGTGCGCCTGGCGCTCCGGCTGCTGGGCGTGGCGAGCGCGCGCGAGCTGGCGGGCATCATGGCGGCGGTGGGACTCGCCTCCAACCTGGGAGCGATGCGGGCGCTCGCCACGGAGGGCATCCAGAAGGGGCACATGGCGCTGCACGCGCGCGCCGTCTCCCATGCGGCGGGCGCGCGCGGCGAGGAGGCCGAGGAGCTGCGCCGCCGGCTCCTCGCCGCGGGCGAGGTGAAGATCGACCGCGCCCGCGAGCTGCTGCGTGCCCTGGAGTCGCGCTCGTGA
- the mvk gene encoding mevalonate kinase: protein MSLPARGRAAGKVILLGEHAVVYGRPALAAALGLGLAVEVTASDGALRVESDRAALADDARPAALATEAARALGLEPRGMTVRIRSQLPAGAGLGSSAALAIAVLRALAAAAGRRLRPDEELALGRSLEAIFHGHPSGIDPAAAAQPGGGCIRFVRGEPPAIGALRTARPLPLVIALGPPRSTGAAVGGLRARWEADRVRHERLFDRVAAVVEAGARAAEAGDLPALGHAFDENQALLAALGVSAPAVEALAAAARAAGALGAKLTGGGAGGAVIALAAEPERVAAQLRTQQVETIVVRVGTAEEAAA, encoded by the coding sequence GTGAGTCTCCCCGCCCGCGGCCGCGCCGCGGGGAAGGTGATCCTGCTCGGCGAGCACGCCGTGGTGTACGGCCGGCCGGCGCTCGCCGCGGCCCTGGGCCTCGGGCTCGCGGTCGAGGTGACGGCGTCGGACGGAGCGCTCCGCGTCGAGAGCGACCGCGCGGCGCTGGCGGACGATGCGCGGCCCGCGGCGCTCGCCACCGAGGCGGCGCGCGCGCTCGGCCTCGAGCCGCGCGGCATGACCGTCCGCATCCGCTCCCAGCTGCCGGCGGGCGCCGGGCTCGGCAGCTCGGCCGCGCTCGCGATCGCCGTGCTGCGCGCGCTCGCGGCGGCAGCGGGACGGCGGCTTCGGCCCGACGAGGAGCTGGCGCTCGGCCGGAGCCTCGAGGCGATCTTCCACGGCCATCCCTCGGGCATCGATCCGGCCGCGGCGGCGCAGCCGGGCGGCGGCTGCATCCGCTTCGTCCGCGGCGAGCCGCCCGCCATCGGCGCCCTGCGCACCGCCCGCCCGCTGCCCCTCGTCATCGCGCTCGGTCCGCCGCGCAGCACGGGCGCCGCGGTGGGCGGGCTGCGGGCGCGCTGGGAGGCGGACCGCGTGCGCCACGAGCGGCTCTTCGACCGGGTGGCGGCGGTGGTCGAGGCCGGCGCGCGGGCGGCGGAGGCCGGCGACCTCCCGGCGCTCGGCCACGCCTTCGACGAGAATCAGGCGCTGCTCGCCGCGCTCGGCGTGTCGGCGCCGGCGGTGGAGGCGCTGGCAGCCGCGGCGCGCGCGGCCGGCGCGCTCGGCGCGAAGCTCACGGGCGGCGGCGCCGGCGGGGCCGTGATCGCGCTCGCGGCGGAGCCTGAGCGGGTGGCCGCGCAGCTTCGCACGCAGCAGGTCGAGACGATCGTCGTGCGCGTGGGCACGGCCGAGGAGGCGGCAGCATGA
- the shc gene encoding squalene--hopene cyclase, which yields MSSEGRLVLVGGTEAADGGLGARAGQAIARATQYLVATQHPHGYWHAPLEANVTMEAEYVFFNRMLGRDRPDLDRRMAERMLALQQADGSWPQYREGPGNLSTTIEAYFALELAGLKADEPALARARDFILGHGGLARAGVFTRFWLAYFGQFPWAGLPALPVELVLLPPWFPVNIYAMSSWARGTVVPLALLAAHRPSVPTPPGAQLGELWTRTPTRADLAFPRSRELITTRNFFLALDRAIRLLGQSPWKPLRRRAIARAIEWLVRHQDRNGQWGGIQPAMLNSVLALHTVGFAPEHPAMVSGIQGVDDFLVECEGTLVYQPCVSPTWDTALAMKALLESGTDPAHPMLGRAAEWLIANQIFRPGDWSVLNPALEPGGWAFEFANDSYPDVDDSAVILMVLGQLPIAATPAGRRAIAYGLNWTLGMQSRSGGWAAFDTDNTAGFLNRIPFADMEAMIDPPTEDLTGRLLSLLGAYGYGADFGRARRALEFVRRTQRPDGSWWGRWGVNFIYGTWSVLDGLAAIGEDLRAPWVRRAVEWLKARQNPDGGWGETVASYDDESLAGKGESTASQTAWALLGLMAADGVASPAVQRGTDWLVRTQGANGTWTERLFTGTGFPRHFYLRYHLYRHYFPLMALGRYVRLVGEGERR from the coding sequence ATGAGCAGCGAAGGACGGCTCGTCCTGGTCGGCGGCACGGAGGCCGCGGACGGCGGGCTCGGGGCGCGCGCCGGGCAGGCGATCGCGCGCGCCACGCAGTACCTGGTCGCGACCCAGCATCCGCACGGCTACTGGCACGCGCCGCTCGAGGCGAACGTGACCATGGAGGCCGAGTACGTCTTCTTCAACCGCATGCTCGGGCGGGACCGGCCGGACCTCGACCGGCGCATGGCCGAGCGCATGCTGGCGCTCCAGCAGGCGGACGGGAGCTGGCCGCAGTACCGGGAGGGCCCGGGCAACCTCTCGACCACGATCGAGGCGTACTTCGCGCTCGAGCTCGCGGGACTTAAAGCGGACGAGCCGGCGCTCGCGCGGGCGCGCGACTTCATCCTGGGCCACGGCGGCCTCGCCCGCGCCGGCGTCTTCACGCGCTTCTGGCTCGCCTACTTCGGGCAGTTCCCCTGGGCCGGGCTGCCCGCGCTGCCGGTCGAGCTGGTGCTCCTCCCGCCCTGGTTCCCGGTCAACATCTACGCCATGTCGAGCTGGGCGCGCGGCACGGTCGTGCCCCTGGCGCTGCTCGCCGCGCACCGGCCGTCGGTCCCGACGCCGCCCGGCGCCCAGCTGGGCGAGCTCTGGACGCGGACGCCGACGCGCGCCGATCTGGCCTTCCCGCGCTCGCGCGAGCTGATCACCACGAGGAACTTCTTCCTCGCGCTCGACCGTGCGATCAGGCTCCTCGGTCAGAGCCCGTGGAAACCGCTTCGCCGCCGCGCCATCGCGCGCGCGATCGAGTGGCTGGTGCGCCACCAGGACAGGAACGGGCAGTGGGGCGGCATCCAGCCCGCCATGCTGAACTCCGTGCTCGCGCTCCACACGGTCGGCTTCGCGCCCGAGCACCCGGCGATGGTGAGCGGCATCCAGGGCGTCGACGACTTCCTGGTCGAGTGCGAGGGGACGCTCGTGTACCAGCCGTGCGTCTCCCCCACCTGGGACACGGCGCTCGCCATGAAGGCGCTGCTCGAGTCGGGGACGGATCCGGCGCACCCGATGCTCGGGCGCGCCGCCGAGTGGCTGATCGCGAACCAGATCTTCCGCCCCGGCGACTGGTCGGTCCTGAACCCCGCGCTCGAGCCGGGCGGCTGGGCCTTCGAGTTCGCGAACGACTCGTACCCGGACGTGGACGACTCGGCGGTGATCCTGATGGTGCTGGGTCAGCTCCCGATCGCCGCCACCCCTGCCGGCAGGCGTGCCATCGCCTACGGCCTCAACTGGACGCTCGGCATGCAGAGCCGGAGCGGCGGCTGGGCGGCGTTCGACACCGACAACACCGCGGGCTTCCTGAACCGCATCCCCTTCGCCGACATGGAGGCGATGATCGACCCGCCGACCGAGGACCTGACCGGGCGGCTCCTCTCGCTCCTGGGCGCGTACGGCTATGGCGCGGACTTCGGCCGCGCGCGCCGCGCGCTCGAGTTCGTGCGCCGCACCCAGCGCCCCGACGGCTCGTGGTGGGGCCGCTGGGGCGTCAACTTCATCTACGGCACGTGGTCCGTGCTCGACGGCCTCGCCGCCATCGGCGAGGACCTGCGTGCGCCCTGGGTGCGGCGCGCCGTCGAGTGGCTCAAGGCGCGTCAGAACCCCGACGGCGGCTGGGGCGAGACGGTCGCCTCGTACGACGACGAGTCGCTGGCGGGGAAGGGGGAGAGCACGGCGTCGCAGACGGCGTGGGCGCTCCTCGGGCTCATGGCCGCGGACGGGGTCGCGAGCCCGGCCGTGCAGCGCGGCACCGACTGGCTCGTCCGCACCCAGGGCGCGAACGGCACGTGGACGGAACGGCTCTTCACCGGCACCGGCTTCCCGCGCCACTTCTACCTCCGCTACCACCTCTACCGGCACTACTTCCCGCTCATGGCGCTCGGACGCTACGTCCGGCTGGTGGGAGAAGGGGAGAGGAGATGA
- a CDS encoding hydroxymethylglutaryl-CoA synthase, whose protein sequence is MSVGIERLQVYVPQYALRLTDLAAARDVPPEKLTAGLGVQEMAIAPPCEDVVTLAATAGARLLRAARVDPEEIGMLLVATETGVDHSKPVSIFVHDLLGIGRRCRVYELKHACYAGTAALMTAADWVRAGGGRARRALVIAADIARYELGSPGEPTQGAGAVAMLVGSAPRALGLGEQSGTYAGNVHDFWRPLDRREAIVDGKYSVACYLDALAGAFTAYRGLERPPLGPGEALSDRLVRLLYHTPYPKMAMKAHRRLVEIDWAAAGRAVAEDAAAASYRDRAAPGLAAVARVGNTYTASLYLCLAALLEAEGRALAGARLGLFSYGSGCCAEFFTGTVPRGVEAVADAGVAALLAGRTFIDVPAYERLVRGGEAGGEPPADFAGEFVFAGVRNQRREYARPGALAA, encoded by the coding sequence ATGAGCGTCGGCATCGAGCGGCTGCAGGTCTACGTGCCGCAGTACGCGCTGCGCCTGACCGATCTGGCAGCGGCGCGTGACGTCCCGCCGGAGAAGCTGACCGCGGGCCTCGGCGTGCAGGAGATGGCGATCGCACCGCCCTGCGAGGACGTGGTCACGCTGGCGGCGACGGCGGGTGCGCGCCTCCTGCGTGCGGCGCGCGTCGATCCGGAGGAGATCGGCATGCTGCTGGTCGCCACCGAGACCGGCGTCGACCACTCGAAGCCGGTCAGCATCTTCGTGCACGACCTCCTCGGCATCGGGCGGCGCTGCCGGGTCTACGAGCTCAAGCACGCGTGCTATGCCGGCACGGCGGCGCTCATGACCGCGGCCGACTGGGTGCGCGCGGGCGGCGGCCGCGCGCGGCGCGCGCTCGTCATCGCGGCCGACATCGCGCGCTACGAGCTCGGCTCGCCCGGCGAGCCGACGCAGGGCGCGGGGGCGGTCGCCATGCTGGTCGGGTCCGCGCCGCGCGCGCTCGGGCTCGGCGAGCAGAGCGGGACCTACGCGGGCAACGTCCACGACTTCTGGCGCCCGCTCGATCGCCGCGAGGCGATCGTCGACGGCAAGTACTCGGTCGCGTGCTACCTGGACGCCCTTGCGGGCGCCTTCACGGCCTACCGTGGCCTCGAGCGGCCACCGCTCGGCCCCGGCGAGGCGCTCTCCGACCGCCTGGTGCGGCTCCTCTACCACACGCCCTACCCCAAGATGGCGATGAAGGCGCACCGGCGCCTGGTCGAGATCGACTGGGCCGCCGCCGGCCGAGCCGTCGCGGAGGATGCGGCCGCGGCCTCCTACCGGGATCGGGCAGCGCCCGGGCTGGCCGCCGTCGCGCGCGTCGGCAACACCTACACCGCCTCGCTCTACCTCTGCCTCGCCGCGCTGCTCGAGGCCGAGGGCCGCGCGCTCGCGGGCGCGCGCCTGGGGCTCTTCTCCTACGGGAGCGGGTGCTGCGCGGAGTTCTTCACCGGGACGGTGCCGAGAGGTGTCGAGGCCGTGGCCGACGCGGGCGTGGCGGCGCTACTTGCGGGGCGGACCTTCATCGACGTGCCGGCCTACGAGCGGCTCGTCCGCGGCGGCGAGGCCGGGGGCGAGCCGCCCGCGGACTTCGCCGGCGAGTTCGTCTTCGCCGGCGTCCGCAACCAGCGGCGCGAGTACGCGCGCCCGGGAGCGCTGGCGGCGTGA
- the hpnC gene encoding squalene synthase HpnC: MAAAYAHCARVARGHYENFTIGSWLLPRRLRHDLAAVYAFARGADDLADEGADAGRIGRLEAWEAKLLACARDPARADDPVFLALGHTVARRDLPLEPLRDLLAAFRRDAAGDTAAFPAFADVLAYCRCSANPVGRIVLALFGYRDAERQARSDDICTALQLTNFWQDVAGDLGRGRVYVPQEDLDRFPESRAALAARAVNDDFRRLLAFEVARTRDLFARGLPLAAMVSGRLAREVRVFARGGLAVLGRIAAADYDVFARRPTLTRGDLARLVLRGLLG; the protein is encoded by the coding sequence CTGGCGGCGGCCTACGCCCACTGCGCGCGCGTCGCGCGCGGGCACTACGAGAACTTCACCATCGGCTCGTGGCTGCTCCCGCGCCGGCTCCGCCACGACCTCGCCGCGGTCTACGCCTTCGCGCGCGGCGCGGACGACCTGGCGGACGAGGGGGCCGACGCCGGGCGCATCGGGCGGCTCGAGGCATGGGAGGCGAAGCTCCTCGCCTGCGCGCGCGATCCGGCGCGTGCCGACGATCCCGTCTTCCTGGCGCTCGGCCACACGGTCGCGCGCCGCGACCTGCCGCTCGAGCCGCTGCGCGACCTGCTCGCCGCCTTCCGGCGCGATGCCGCCGGCGACACGGCCGCCTTCCCGGCCTTCGCCGACGTCCTCGCGTACTGCCGCTGCTCGGCCAACCCGGTCGGGCGCATCGTGCTCGCGCTCTTCGGCTACCGCGACGCGGAGCGCCAGGCGCGCTCGGACGACATCTGCACCGCGCTCCAGCTCACCAACTTCTGGCAGGACGTGGCGGGCGACCTGGGGCGCGGCCGCGTCTACGTGCCGCAGGAGGACCTGGATCGTTTCCCCGAGAGCCGTGCCGCTCTGGCGGCGCGCGCCGTGAACGACGACTTCCGCCGCCTCCTCGCCTTCGAGGTCGCCCGCACGCGCGACCTCTTCGCGCGCGGCCTCCCCCTCGCCGCCATGGTGAGCGGCCGGCTCGCGCGCGAGGTGCGCGTCTTCGCGCGCGGCGGGCTCGCCGTGCTCGGCCGCATCGCGGCCGCCGACTACGACGTCTTCGCGCGCCGCCCGACGCTCACGCGCGGCGACCTCGCGCGCCTCGTGCTGCGAGGGCTCCTCGGATGA